A stretch of DNA from Syntrophorhabdus sp.:
CCACATGCGGACGCATCGCCTCACAGAGGACCTCAATATCGCCGGCTACAGCTGCGTCCGTCCCACCCCGTTTTCGTGCAAGGATTGGGAACGGTACGATGACCGGCAGAAGATCCTCCAACCCGGTCCTTACAAACCAGTCGTCAGCAGACTGGACGGACTCATCGACATTGATGAGCAGGAGTGGTTCAGTTCTCATCCCACGATGGAGGAGGACCTCGAGCAACTCGCCCGGATGTCAGACCCGAAGAGGACTCTTTACGTGCTCCACGACCCGCCCTGGAACACGACCTTGGACGTGCTCTACAACGGACAGCACATCGGAAGCATGGCGGTACGCCGCTTCATTGAACAGCGTCAACCTCCGCTTGTCCTGTCCGGACACATCCATGAATCACCCAAGGCCTCCGGAAAGATCTTGGACAGGATCGGAGACACTCTCTGTGTTAATCCTGGGCAGACAGAGGCGATTCTCCAGGCAGTGATGATTGATATTCCCGGGTTCAGGCTGAAGCTGTTATGACTCCATACTAGCTCTGAAAACAGAAAATTTCTCGCGTACAAAGTGTCTTGGACATAACTAATATTATTACTTTATCTGAAAACGCACTTCAGTAGTCGCTTCAGTTGACGCTTCACCTATTTTTCAGTAATCCGGGACCGTCAGAGACAGCCAGCAACGACAGCAGTTCCTCCCTGTCCGCCTCGTCAACATGATCTCTCAAGAGCTCAACGCTGTCACGCACTCTCTGCCCGTACTGATCCACCTCGTTCTTGCCGAAGGTCGCCGCACTGAAATCCGCGTCCCGCCGCCGATGATAGAGCTCAAAGAGATGGTCGTATACGATCCTGTCCACCTCGCCGGTGGTGATGAAATGCCTCGCCATCAACTCCCGCACCTCGCGGTGCGAGTACGCGCGATAGCCTTTGTCGGCAAGGACATACCTGCAGAGGGCCTCCAATACAAAAAAGAGTAAAGACACGCACTCGGGGAAATTCCCTGCGGTGTAGTTGACACGATATGACCGTAGCTTCCTCCTCATGAGCTCCATCATGTCCTGTGCTTCCTTCATTCTCTCGTCCCCCTCTTTGTCGAAACGCATCGACTCCGCCTCGTCTGACGCCCATCCGTATGTGTCATAGAGCGCGTCCATATCAGGCTCCACTAGGTGGATCCCCGCAAGAGCCTCCTGAACCACAAAGGGCGA
This window harbors:
- a CDS encoding metallophosphoesterase is translated as HMRTHRLTEDLNIAGYSCVRPTPFSCKDWERYDDRQKILQPGPYKPVVSRLDGLIDIDEQEWFSSHPTMEEDLEQLARMSDPKRTLYVLHDPPWNTTLDVLYNGQHIGSMAVRRFIEQRQPPLVLSGHIHESPKASGKILDRIGDTLCVNPGQTEAILQAVMIDIPGFRLKLL